The following are encoded together in the Bradyrhizobium sp. CCGUVB1N3 genome:
- a CDS encoding branched-chain amino acid ABC transporter permease yields the protein MTSDIAAILAIDGIATGAVYALVAIGTVLIFTVTRVIFIPFGDIAAFTALTLAALDAKRFPGTGALVVILACLATLIEIISLMRDGEIRLLPRALLFYLVLPLAVVGAAWLVMRMDPPLAVRLVLALMLITPISPLLDRIVFRPIADGTVLLLLTVSVALHFALVGLGLLFFGPEGVRTEPLTSFSTEFAGVLISGQTMLIVIAALVFSGLLYLFFDFTLVGKSLRATAVNRTGSRLMGIRPARAGTIAYLLGSLMAGVSGILIAPVNTVFYDSGFLIGLKAFVGAIVGGMTSYPGAAIGAVGVGILESFASFQSSALKDVIVFSLLIPILIWRSLASLHSEEEIEE from the coding sequence ATGACGAGCGACATCGCGGCCATTCTTGCGATCGACGGGATCGCCACCGGCGCAGTCTACGCGCTGGTGGCGATCGGAACCGTCCTCATCTTCACGGTGACGCGGGTCATCTTCATTCCCTTTGGCGACATCGCCGCGTTCACCGCGCTGACGCTGGCCGCCCTCGACGCCAAGCGCTTTCCGGGGACCGGCGCGCTGGTCGTGATCCTGGCCTGTCTCGCAACCCTGATCGAAATCATTTCGCTCATGCGCGACGGTGAGATTCGCCTCCTGCCGCGCGCACTTCTCTTCTATCTGGTCCTGCCATTGGCGGTAGTCGGCGCCGCCTGGCTCGTCATGCGCATGGACCCGCCGCTGGCCGTCCGGCTCGTGCTCGCGCTGATGCTGATCACGCCGATCTCCCCGCTGCTCGACCGGATCGTGTTCCGCCCGATCGCCGACGGTACCGTGCTCCTGCTGTTGACGGTGTCCGTGGCGTTGCACTTTGCGCTGGTGGGCCTTGGTCTCCTGTTTTTCGGTCCCGAAGGGGTTCGGACCGAACCGCTGACGTCGTTCTCGACGGAGTTCGCCGGCGTCCTGATTTCGGGCCAGACCATGCTGATCGTGATCGCGGCGCTCGTCTTCAGCGGCCTCCTTTATCTCTTCTTCGACTTCACGCTGGTCGGCAAATCCCTGCGCGCCACGGCCGTGAACCGGACCGGCTCCCGGCTGATGGGAATACGGCCGGCGCGTGCCGGCACCATCGCCTATCTCCTGGGCTCGCTGATGGCGGGCGTTTCGGGCATTCTGATCGCGCCGGTGAATACCGTGTTCTACGATTCCGGCTTCCTGATCGGTCTCAAGGCGTTCGTCGGCGCCATCGTCGGCGGCATGACCAGCTATCCCGGTGCCGCGATCGGCGCCGTAGGTGTCGGCATTCTCGAAAGCTTCGCATCCTTCCAGAGCAGCGCGCTGAAGGACGTCATCGTGTTCTCGCTGCTGATCCCGATCCTGATCTGGCGGTCCCTCGCCTCGCTGCATTCCGAGGAGGAGATCGAGGAATGA
- a CDS encoding cold-shock protein: MATGTVKWFNGQKGFGFIAPDDGGQDVFVHISALERAGLSGLAEGQKISYEVKVDPKRGKSSAENLRV, from the coding sequence ATGGCAACGGGTACGGTGAAGTGGTTCAACGGTCAAAAGGGGTTCGGCTTCATCGCGCCGGATGACGGCGGCCAAGACGTTTTCGTGCATATCAGCGCACTAGAACGCGCCGGACTTTCTGGCTTGGCAGAAGGCCAAAAGATTTCCTACGAAGTCAAAGTCGACCCCAAGCGTGGCAAAAGCAGCGCAGAAAACCTGCGCGTTTGA
- a CDS encoding SDR family NAD(P)-dependent oxidoreductase, protein MIDPIEPPRRKNPLLRTRLPASPPRPRSRTSHGFTRAAAEGRFMLQRCEGCGAFAYPAREACPACLSAGLAFVDAPRRGTLLAETTARVPSDVYFRERVPWRIGLVKMDVGPTMVAHLHADCSEGAPVLMSFQLDKSGQAVAFARPEGETPNMADDRQWREMTADPKFRRVLVTNGRSVVGQEAVAALKAAGAKTVFVGVAEPWRPFAGEKLLRGQEGIEVVTLDAADEKSATDLAADIGGKVDILVNTTEYVRPGGLLDRRGTSIARDEIDQAYLGFINLAQAFGPAMRMRGADGINNSVAWANILSVYALANWPAFGAYSASQAACLSLSHCLRAELRPGGIKVMNLFTGPVDTEWFQTVPPPKVAPRAVAQAIVSGLRGGLEEMYVGDVAEEIRQRLAANPKALERELDR, encoded by the coding sequence ATGATCGATCCGATTGAACCGCCTCGGCGCAAGAACCCGCTGCTGCGGACGCGGCTACCTGCATCGCCGCCGCGGCCGCGCAGCAGAACATCGCACGGGTTCACGCGCGCCGCCGCCGAAGGACGCTTCATGCTCCAGCGCTGCGAGGGCTGCGGCGCCTTCGCGTATCCGGCACGCGAGGCGTGCCCCGCCTGCCTGTCGGCCGGTCTTGCGTTCGTCGATGCGCCGCGTCGCGGCACCCTCCTGGCTGAGACGACGGCGCGCGTGCCGAGCGACGTCTACTTCCGCGAGCGGGTGCCCTGGCGCATTGGGCTCGTCAAGATGGACGTCGGTCCGACGATGGTGGCGCATCTGCATGCCGACTGTAGCGAGGGCGCGCCCGTCCTCATGTCGTTTCAGCTCGACAAGAGCGGTCAGGCGGTGGCCTTTGCCCGACCCGAGGGGGAGACCCCCAACATGGCAGATGACAGGCAGTGGCGGGAAATGACGGCCGATCCGAAGTTCCGGCGGGTGCTGGTGACCAACGGCCGCAGCGTGGTCGGCCAGGAGGCCGTTGCGGCGCTGAAGGCTGCGGGCGCAAAGACGGTGTTCGTCGGCGTCGCCGAACCGTGGCGGCCGTTTGCCGGCGAGAAGCTGCTGCGCGGGCAGGAGGGGATCGAAGTCGTGACGCTCGATGCGGCCGACGAAAAGTCGGCGACTGATCTCGCAGCCGACATCGGCGGCAAGGTCGATATCCTCGTCAACACGACGGAATATGTGCGGCCCGGCGGCCTCCTGGACCGCAGGGGCACGAGCATCGCGCGCGACGAGATCGACCAGGCCTATCTCGGCTTCATCAATCTCGCGCAGGCCTTCGGGCCCGCGATGCGGATGCGCGGCGCTGATGGCATCAACAACAGCGTCGCCTGGGCCAACATCCTCTCGGTCTACGCGCTGGCGAACTGGCCCGCTTTCGGCGCCTACTCGGCGTCGCAAGCGGCCTGCCTGTCGCTGTCTCACTGTCTTCGCGCGGAGCTGAGGCCCGGCGGCATCAAGGTGATGAACCTGTTCACGGGACCCGTTGACACCGAGTGGTTCCAGACCGTGCCACCACCGAAGGTCGCGCCGCGCGCGGTCGCGCAGGCGATCGTGTCCGGGCTCAGAGGCGGACTCGAGGAGATGTATGTCGGGGACGTCGCGGAGGAAATCCGGCAGCGTCTCGCCGCCAATCCGAAAGCGCTCGAGCGCGAGCTCGACAGGTGA
- a CDS encoding thiolase family protein, with protein MKNSLRTPYDGIVMAAPVTIPYVRYSIDSAQWWIGRALSALVAQAGIKASDIDGLCVSSFTMGTDSGIGLTQHFGLCVRWLDTIPLGGASAIAALRKAARAVQAHDADIVACVAGDTNHVDSFRLTLENFSRFNQDAVYPYGAGGANASFALIARNYMRTFGVTREDVGRIAVAQRANALRNPHALMKAPLTIEQYLAARPISDPIHLFDCVMPCAGAEAFLVMRDETAASLGLPAARLLSTIERHNAFADDQMQVRGGWAMDVGELYAMAGVRPDDLDIVQTYDDYPVITMMQFEDLGFCNKGEGAEFVRQHDLTIDGDFPHNTSGGQLSVGQAGAAGAYLGLVEGLRQVLGAAGPTQVKDAKLGLTSGFGMINYDRGLASGAAIFAGPSR; from the coding sequence GTGAAAAATTCGCTTCGCACGCCGTACGACGGCATCGTGATGGCGGCTCCCGTCACGATCCCCTATGTGCGCTATTCCATCGACAGCGCGCAATGGTGGATCGGCCGGGCGCTGAGCGCGCTCGTTGCGCAGGCCGGCATCAAGGCTTCCGACATCGACGGTCTGTGCGTCTCCAGCTTCACCATGGGAACCGACAGCGGGATCGGACTGACGCAGCATTTTGGGTTGTGCGTGAGATGGCTGGACACGATCCCGCTCGGCGGGGCCAGCGCCATCGCAGCGTTGCGGAAGGCCGCGCGCGCGGTTCAGGCGCACGATGCCGACATCGTGGCTTGCGTGGCCGGCGACACCAACCACGTCGATTCCTTCCGCCTGACGCTCGAGAATTTCTCGCGCTTCAACCAGGATGCGGTCTATCCCTATGGTGCGGGCGGCGCCAATGCGAGCTTCGCGCTGATTGCGCGCAACTATATGCGGACGTTTGGCGTCACGCGCGAGGATGTTGGCAGGATCGCGGTCGCCCAGCGCGCCAACGCGCTGCGCAACCCGCATGCGCTGATGAAGGCGCCGCTGACGATCGAGCAATATCTGGCGGCCCGTCCGATTTCCGATCCCATTCATCTCTTCGATTGCGTAATGCCCTGCGCCGGCGCCGAGGCCTTCCTTGTGATGCGGGACGAGACCGCGGCATCGCTCGGATTGCCGGCCGCGCGATTGCTGTCGACGATCGAGCGGCACAACGCTTTCGCCGACGACCAGATGCAGGTGAGGGGCGGTTGGGCGATGGACGTCGGTGAGCTCTACGCGATGGCCGGCGTGAGGCCTGACGATCTCGATATCGTCCAGACCTATGACGACTATCCGGTCATCACGATGATGCAGTTCGAGGATCTCGGCTTCTGCAACAAGGGCGAGGGCGCAGAATTCGTGCGCCAGCACGATCTCACGATTGACGGCGACTTCCCGCACAATACCTCGGGCGGACAGCTGTCGGTCGGACAGGCCGGTGCAGCCGGCGCCTATCTCGGTCTCGTCGAAGGGCTGCGGCAGGTCCTGGGAGCAGCCGGTCCCACACAAGTGAAGGATGCAAAGCTCGGTTTGACCTCGGGATTCGGTATGATCAACTATGACCGCGGCCTGGCCTCGGGTGCCGCGATCTTTGCAGGGCCTTCGCGATGA
- the rpsU gene encoding 30S ribosomal protein S21, translating into MQVLVRDNNVEQALRILKKRMQREGVFREMKRASFYEKPSEKAARQKSEAIRRARKLARKQAIREGLIAAPVKKPNDKRPTRALPSVAATNPKQP; encoded by the coding sequence ATGCAAGTCTTGGTTCGCGACAATAATGTCGAGCAGGCGCTTCGAATTCTTAAAAAGAGAATGCAACGCGAAGGCGTGTTCAGAGAAATGAAGCGGGCAAGCTTCTATGAGAAGCCCTCGGAAAAAGCGGCACGCCAGAAGTCCGAGGCGATTCGCCGCGCTCGCAAGCTGGCCCGGAAACAGGCCATTCGAGAGGGATTGATTGCCGCCCCAGTCAAGAAACCCAATGATAAGCGTCCGACCCGCGCGCTTCCGAGCGTCGCAGCCACGAACCCCAAACAACCATAA
- a CDS encoding ABC transporter substrate-binding protein has translation MISMKNLLASVALLVAVPEVAQADILVGFITGLSGPVSSIGIPNAKGIAAGEAYVGEIGGEKLRVISLDDGSDPTASARNARKLVEQEKVDILIGTSGAPQTLAMATAAIEMKIPMIAVSPIAPVPPGDGGPWVVQTPQPTPLLVQGIVDHMKARGLKTVAFIGFSDAFGDLMYDSLAQSAKAADIKIIANERYARSDSSVTAQVLRALAARPDAIMLGGTGTPGALPVIALSERGYKGPLYGNHGLISADFLRLAGKTANGIICPTGPVTAAEQLSADNPIQKVALAFRAAFEKANGEAPTDSFSSYSFDGWLIFTDAAKRAMATGAKPGSLEFRTALRQALFTTKEVVGTQGVYSYTPADRHGVDDRSRILVQIEDGKYKLLP, from the coding sequence ATGATCTCGATGAAAAATCTGCTGGCTTCAGTTGCGCTGCTCGTCGCCGTTCCGGAGGTCGCGCAGGCAGACATCCTCGTCGGGTTCATCACCGGCCTCAGCGGGCCGGTGTCCTCGATCGGGATCCCGAACGCGAAGGGGATTGCGGCGGGCGAGGCCTATGTCGGCGAGATCGGCGGCGAGAAGCTTCGCGTCATTTCGCTCGACGACGGCTCCGATCCGACGGCGTCTGCGCGCAACGCGCGCAAGCTCGTCGAGCAGGAGAAGGTCGATATTCTGATCGGCACGTCAGGCGCGCCGCAGACGCTGGCGATGGCAACCGCCGCTATCGAAATGAAGATTCCGATGATCGCGGTATCTCCGATCGCGCCGGTGCCGCCCGGCGATGGCGGTCCCTGGGTCGTGCAGACGCCGCAACCGACGCCGCTCCTCGTCCAGGGCATCGTCGATCATATGAAGGCGCGAGGGCTGAAGACCGTCGCATTCATCGGTTTCTCCGACGCCTTTGGCGACCTGATGTACGATTCGCTCGCGCAGAGCGCCAAGGCGGCCGACATCAAGATCATCGCCAATGAGCGATACGCCCGGTCGGATTCCTCGGTGACGGCCCAGGTGCTGCGCGCGCTCGCGGCGCGGCCGGACGCCATTATGCTCGGGGGTACGGGAACGCCGGGGGCGCTACCGGTGATCGCTCTGTCCGAGCGCGGATATAAGGGACCACTGTATGGCAATCACGGCCTCATCAGTGCCGATTTCCTGCGCCTCGCCGGCAAGACTGCCAACGGCATCATCTGCCCGACCGGGCCGGTGACCGCGGCGGAGCAGCTTTCGGCCGACAATCCGATCCAGAAGGTTGCGCTGGCTTTCCGCGCGGCCTTCGAGAAGGCGAATGGCGAGGCGCCAACCGACTCGTTCTCTTCCTATTCCTTCGACGGCTGGCTGATATTCACAGATGCGGCCAAGCGCGCGATGGCGACTGGCGCCAAGCCGGGCTCGCTGGAATTCCGCACTGCGCTTCGCCAGGCGCTGTTCACCACTAAGGAGGTTGTCGGAACGCAGGGCGTCTACTCCTACACACCAGCGGATCGGCACGGCGTCGATGACCGCTCGCGAATCCTGGTTCAAATCGAGGACGGAAAATACAAGCTACTGCCCTGA
- a CDS encoding cyclase family protein produces MQSKKLLELAGAISSGAVRVVDLTFTLSPDFPVIVLPPEFGQAAPVRIQEISRYDGRGPAWYWNNVTFGEHTGTHFDAPIHWFTGKDLPNNAVDSMPTKDMIAPACVIDCSAEAAKDPDFLLTVPLVEAWEAKHGRIPERHWVLLRTDWSKKGWRDYSNLRDDGAHTPGPNPAVMKWLVEERGIIGFGTETIGTDAGQAGHFQPPYPAHHFLHGGGRYGLQCLCNLDLLPATGAVIVASPLKIQNGSGSPLRVIALVASS; encoded by the coding sequence ATGCAGAGCAAGAAACTCCTGGAGCTGGCGGGCGCGATTTCTTCCGGCGCGGTGCGCGTCGTCGATCTGACCTTTACGCTCAGTCCCGATTTTCCGGTCATCGTGTTGCCGCCGGAATTCGGGCAGGCGGCGCCGGTCCGCATCCAGGAGATTTCGCGCTATGACGGTCGCGGTCCAGCCTGGTACTGGAACAACGTGACGTTCGGCGAACACACCGGCACGCATTTCGACGCGCCGATTCACTGGTTCACCGGCAAGGATCTGCCGAACAATGCCGTCGACTCCATGCCGACGAAGGACATGATCGCGCCGGCTTGCGTCATCGACTGCTCCGCGGAGGCGGCGAAGGATCCGGACTTCTTGCTGACGGTCCCGCTTGTCGAAGCCTGGGAGGCAAAGCACGGACGCATCCCCGAGCGTCACTGGGTTCTGCTGCGTACCGATTGGTCGAAGAAGGGTTGGCGCGATTACTCCAACCTCAGGGACGACGGCGCGCACACGCCGGGCCCGAACCCGGCCGTCATGAAATGGTTGGTGGAGGAGCGCGGCATCATCGGCTTCGGCACCGAGACCATCGGCACCGATGCGGGGCAGGCCGGCCATTTCCAGCCACCGTATCCTGCGCATCATTTCCTGCATGGCGGCGGCCGGTACGGCCTTCAGTGCCTCTGCAACCTCGATCTGCTTCCCGCTACCGGCGCGGTCATCGTGGCTTCGCCCCTGAAGATTCAGAACGGCTCCGGCAGTCCGCTACGCGTGATCGCGCTGGTGGCGTCGAGCTGA
- a CDS encoding ABC transporter ATP-binding protein, protein MSEMFSMTDVTVCYDNVEAVRNVSLSVEEGQIVTVIGPNGAGKTTLLMAAIGLLASRGRMMFQGGDIGRMSVEDRVERRLCLVPEKRELFSEMSVADNLLLGSYSLRDRSGVQKTLDEVYDRFPRLKERQRQAAGTLSGGERQMLALGRALMAKPKLLMLDEPSLGLAPLIVREIFRTIASLRELGVSILLVEQNARAALETADYGYVLETGEVVQSGPAKDLIHDPRLISAYLGGH, encoded by the coding sequence GTGAGCGAAATGTTTTCCATGACCGACGTGACCGTCTGCTACGACAACGTCGAAGCCGTCCGCAACGTCTCGCTGTCGGTCGAGGAAGGGCAGATCGTCACCGTCATCGGCCCGAACGGCGCCGGCAAGACCACGCTGCTGATGGCAGCCATCGGGCTGCTCGCATCGCGCGGCCGCATGATGTTCCAGGGCGGCGACATCGGCAGGATGTCCGTCGAGGACCGCGTCGAGCGCCGGCTCTGCCTCGTGCCCGAAAAGCGCGAGCTGTTCTCCGAGATGTCGGTTGCCGACAACCTTCTCCTGGGCTCGTACAGCCTGCGCGACCGCTCCGGCGTCCAGAAGACCCTCGATGAGGTCTATGATCGCTTCCCCCGACTGAAGGAGCGGCAGCGCCAGGCCGCCGGCACGCTCTCCGGCGGCGAGCGCCAGATGCTCGCGCTGGGGCGCGCGCTGATGGCCAAGCCGAAACTGCTGATGCTCGACGAGCCGAGCCTTGGCCTCGCACCACTAATCGTGCGCGAGATCTTCCGCACCATCGCATCCTTGCGCGAGCTGGGCGTCTCCATCCTGCTGGTCGAGCAGAACGCGCGCGCCGCGCTCGAGACCGCCGACTACGGCTATGTGCTGGAGACCGGCGAGGTCGTGCAGTCCGGCCCTGCCAAAGATCTGATCCACGATCCCCGGCTGATCTCCGCCTATCTGGGCGGGCACTAA
- a CDS encoding organic hydroperoxide resistance protein → MMRPEKILYETEVTATGGRDGKAASADGLLAVSLSLPKSLGGPGGEGTNPEQLFAAGYAACFLGAVKLVARTRKIVPSAEPSVTAKVAMGPVPVGYALAVELKVSLPGVEKSVAEEIVAGAHERCPYSNATRGNIDVKLAVI, encoded by the coding sequence ATGATGAGACCCGAGAAGATCCTTTACGAGACCGAAGTGACGGCAACCGGAGGCCGCGACGGCAAGGCCGCGAGTGCCGACGGCCTGCTGGCGGTGTCGCTGTCCTTGCCGAAATCGCTGGGCGGACCCGGCGGCGAGGGGACCAACCCGGAGCAACTCTTTGCGGCCGGTTATGCCGCGTGCTTTCTTGGCGCCGTCAAGCTCGTGGCGCGCACCCGGAAGATCGTGCCGTCGGCCGAGCCGTCCGTCACTGCGAAGGTTGCCATGGGACCGGTCCCTGTCGGCTACGCGCTCGCGGTTGAACTGAAGGTGAGCCTGCCCGGCGTCGAGAAATCGGTGGCGGAGGAAATCGTCGCAGGCGCGCACGAGCGGTGCCCTTATTCGAACGCGACTCGCGGCAATATCGATGTGAAGCTGGCGGTGATCTGA
- a CDS encoding ATP-binding cassette domain-containing protein has translation MTRFHVQLAAVAAVVCLALAPLVLSPFSVTLMNYIGIYSLVAIGLALLTGVGGIVSFGQAAFVGIAAYATAWVSALNGQSPWLGLLFGVVLTCSVAAVLGVVTLRLQGHFLSLSTVAWGLAIGFLFGNVEGLGRFNGISSIPPISLGSFALVSSAQIYFLIWGIVAVVLFLGYNLLDSRLGRAMRALRGGNTLVESLGINAFQIKLVTFVIAAFLASLSGWLYAHMSRFISPGPFDAGMGIEYLMMTMVGGAGSLLGGVVGAAIVTLLKNSVQDYLPLIAKGASGQLEIVAFSALFILFLQWARQGIVPFVARYLPKTKRERPQPAPPLSRRPQPTPGELLLKVDGAERRFGGLVAVNNVSFEVRSGEILAVIGPNGAGKSTMFNCLTGALRVNKGEIVFAGRPITRDPQSRIARAGVARTFQHVKLRPRMSLLENVMLGTYGRTSTGLLAGAFRLNQREEASTRHEALMQLERVGLGDKPFELAGNLPLGNQRILEIARALAADPALLVLDEPAAGLRRQEKLRLAELLRSLRADHLTILIVEHDMEFVMSLVDRIVVLDFGSKLCEGVPSAIRNDERVQEAYLGGVA, from the coding sequence ATGACCCGCTTTCATGTCCAGCTTGCGGCAGTGGCAGCGGTGGTGTGCCTCGCACTCGCGCCCCTCGTCCTGAGCCCGTTCAGCGTCACGCTGATGAACTATATCGGCATCTATTCGCTCGTCGCCATCGGCCTTGCGCTCCTCACCGGCGTCGGCGGCATCGTGTCGTTCGGACAGGCAGCGTTCGTCGGCATCGCAGCCTATGCGACCGCCTGGGTCTCCGCCTTGAACGGGCAATCGCCCTGGCTCGGCCTCCTGTTTGGCGTGGTGTTGACCTGCAGCGTCGCGGCGGTCCTCGGCGTCGTCACCTTGCGGCTTCAGGGCCATTTCCTGTCGCTCTCGACCGTCGCATGGGGGCTTGCGATCGGCTTCCTGTTCGGCAACGTCGAAGGGCTCGGCCGTTTCAACGGCATCTCGTCGATCCCGCCGATCAGCCTCGGTTCGTTCGCGCTCGTCTCCAGCGCGCAGATCTATTTCCTGATCTGGGGCATTGTCGCCGTGGTGCTCTTCCTCGGCTACAATCTCCTGGACTCCCGGCTCGGCCGCGCCATGCGGGCGCTGCGCGGCGGCAACACGCTGGTCGAAAGTCTCGGCATCAATGCCTTCCAGATCAAGCTCGTAACCTTCGTGATCGCGGCTTTCCTGGCCTCGCTCTCCGGATGGCTCTACGCACATATGAGCCGCTTCATCAGCCCGGGCCCGTTCGACGCCGGCATGGGCATCGAATATCTGATGATGACGATGGTCGGCGGCGCGGGCAGCCTGCTCGGCGGCGTCGTCGGCGCCGCCATTGTCACCCTGCTCAAGAACAGCGTGCAGGATTACCTGCCGCTGATCGCCAAGGGCGCATCCGGGCAGCTCGAGATCGTCGCCTTCTCTGCGCTGTTCATCCTGTTCCTGCAATGGGCGCGGCAGGGCATCGTGCCTTTCGTTGCGCGCTATCTGCCGAAGACAAAACGCGAGCGGCCGCAGCCGGCGCCGCCGCTATCGCGCCGTCCCCAGCCGACGCCGGGCGAGCTTCTTCTGAAGGTCGATGGCGCCGAGCGCCGGTTCGGCGGCCTCGTCGCGGTCAACAATGTCAGCTTCGAAGTGCGATCCGGTGAAATTCTTGCCGTGATCGGACCGAACGGCGCCGGCAAGAGCACGATGTTCAACTGCCTGACAGGTGCGCTCCGGGTCAACAAGGGCGAGATCGTCTTTGCGGGACGTCCCATCACGCGTGATCCTCAATCCCGCATCGCCAGGGCCGGCGTCGCCAGGACATTCCAGCATGTGAAGCTGCGGCCGCGCATGAGCCTCCTCGAAAACGTCATGCTCGGCACCTACGGCCGCACCAGCACCGGCCTGCTTGCCGGCGCCTTCCGCCTCAACCAGCGCGAGGAAGCCAGCACCCGGCATGAGGCGCTGATGCAGCTCGAGCGCGTCGGGCTTGGCGACAAGCCGTTCGAGCTCGCGGGCAATCTTCCCCTCGGCAATCAGCGCATCCTGGAGATCGCGCGCGCACTCGCCGCAGACCCCGCATTGCTGGTGCTGGACGAGCCGGCAGCCGGCCTGCGCCGCCAGGAAAAGTTGAGGCTTGCGGAGCTCTTGCGCTCGCTGCGGGCGGATCACCTCACTATCCTCATCGTCGAGCACGACATGGAATTCGTGATGTCGCTGGTCGACCGCATCGTGGTGCTCGATTTCGGGTCCAAGCTTTGCGAGGGCGTCCCGAGCGCGATCCGCAACGACGAGCGGGTGCAAGAGGCCTATCTCGGAGGCGTCGCGTGA
- a CDS encoding aspartate/glutamate racemase family protein: MRIFWQSFVDASVNAPYMALLSEYLNNIAAPGTTVHVEGISPPDREFGRLAELRCAVQAIDNGIAAEEAGFDAFVMGHFQDPGLYELRSTLAIPVIGTGEATLLASSQLGRRLGLVTLDPVFEVWHYEQAERYGLADRVVHVTGLGCKPEDFASAFAGDQVAHARMIADFIACALPLVERGADVVIPAGVLPGLLIGREHGMKVGHAPVVNCAAMALKSAEMWVQLRRLNGTEPSRGPSFKRASALARDDFRALLARNER, encoded by the coding sequence ATGCGCATCTTCTGGCAAAGTTTCGTCGATGCGAGCGTGAATGCGCCCTATATGGCGCTGCTGTCGGAGTATCTCAACAACATCGCCGCGCCCGGTACGACGGTTCATGTCGAGGGCATTTCGCCGCCGGATCGGGAGTTCGGCCGGCTCGCTGAATTGCGCTGTGCCGTTCAGGCGATCGACAACGGCATTGCAGCCGAGGAGGCCGGGTTCGACGCGTTCGTGATGGGTCACTTCCAGGATCCCGGACTTTACGAGCTCCGTTCGACGCTCGCCATTCCCGTGATCGGAACTGGCGAGGCGACGTTGCTTGCGTCCTCGCAACTCGGCCGGCGCCTCGGCCTCGTGACGCTCGATCCCGTCTTCGAGGTCTGGCACTACGAACAGGCCGAACGTTACGGCCTTGCGGATCGCGTCGTCCACGTGACCGGCCTCGGCTGCAAGCCGGAGGACTTCGCAAGTGCGTTCGCGGGCGATCAGGTGGCCCATGCCCGGATGATCGCGGATTTTATCGCCTGCGCCCTTCCGCTGGTGGAGCGCGGGGCCGACGTGGTGATCCCTGCCGGTGTGCTGCCGGGTCTGCTGATTGGGCGGGAGCACGGCATGAAGGTCGGACACGCGCCTGTGGTGAATTGCGCCGCGATGGCGTTGAAGAGCGCTGAGATGTGGGTACAGCTCAGGCGGCTCAATGGCACCGAGCCGAGCCGAGGGCCGAGCTTCAAGCGTGCCAGCGCACTCGCCCGCGACGATTTCCGCGCGCTGCTCGCGCGTAACGAGCGTTAG